The following coding sequences lie in one Acropora palmata chromosome 3, jaAcrPala1.3, whole genome shotgun sequence genomic window:
- the LOC141876941 gene encoding uncharacterized protein LOC141876941 isoform X2 — translation MKTVTLTVNIPTTEKHLDDEADHEVPEDNVDGFTQNPNKEKQFLVFTPNQNSLLKECQKCGDVVNQQKRKTVGSMLSPEFACHSGCKKTWESQPVAKRKPLENLLLAASILVTGHSAKYGTYTLMDEDTGNVVVSNVNQVSEVSSSNVVEKEGFSPCAKDLEEKGVKISRIGADRHVSISSSMAKDFPHTSHQ, via the exons ATGAAGACTGTGACCTTAACTGTAAATATCCCCACTACAGAAAAGCACCTTGATGATGAGGCTGATCATGAGGTACCTGAAGACAATGTTGATGGATTTACTCAAAATcccaacaaagaaaaacaatttttagtCTTTACCCCAAATCAAAATAGTTTACTTAAAGAGTGTCAGAAATGTGGAGATGTAGTCAATCAACAGAAGAGGAAAACAGTTGGAAGCATGTTGTCACCAGAGTTTGCTTGTCATAGTGGTTGTAAAAAGACATGGGAGTCGCAACCTGTTGCTAAAAGGAAACCTTTAGAAAACTTACTACTGGCAGCATCCATTCTTGTTACAG GTCACTCAGCCAAATATGGCACATACACTCTTATGGATGAGGACACTGGGAATGTTGTTGTCTCTAATGTCAACCAGGTGTCAGAGGTCAGCTCATCAAATGTCGTGGAGAAAGAGGGGTTTTCTCCCTGTGCAAAAGACTTGGAAGAAAAGGGGGTCAAGATCAGCAGGATTGGTGCTGACCGCCATGTATCTATTAGCAGCAGCATGGCCAAGGACTTCCCACACACCAGTCATCAATAG
- the LOC141876941 gene encoding protein Hikeshi-like isoform X1: MFGCLVSGRLVQTDAQQVGPTQFVFNLLDVESIHHVVVFLTGVTPFPDEMGGAVYYCYPTPEGAASQLLGFIANTKPSAIFKLAKVKPEERVQNPFSMNSMETVPTGAQIGISIEPLDQLAQQTPVANATPSTLNSFVEYTQKMLENFFNFASSFAIMQAQMTPNPSESFVPLSVVQKWYDNYQRKMKNDPNFWKR, translated from the exons GTGCAGACAGATGCACAGCAAGTTGGTCCAActcagtttgttttcaatctgctgGATGTGGAGAGCATTCATCACGTGGTGGTTTTCCTCACTGGTGTCACTCCATTCCCCGATGAGATGGGTGGGGCAGTTTATTACTGTTACCCCACCCCTGAAGGAGCAGCTTCACAGCTACTTGGATTTATTGCCAACACTAAGCCAAGTGCTATCTTCAAACTTGCAAAG GTAAAGCCAGAGGAAAGGGTGCAGAACCCATTCTCCATGAATTCCATGGAAACCGTTCCCACAGGGGCTCAAATAGGAATTTCAATTGAGCCCCTGGACCAACTTGCTCAGCAGACACCCGTTGCAAACGCAACACCATCGACGCTTAACTCTTTTGTCGAATACACACAGAAAATGTTGGAgaatttcttcaattttgCGTCGTCCTTTGCCATAATGCAAGCGCAAATGACTCCCAATCCCTCGGAAAGCTTTGTTCCTTTGAGCGTGGTGCAAAAATGGTATGACAATTATCagagaaaaatgaagaatGATCCGAATTTCTGGAAAAGGTGA